From Bacillus sp. FSL K6-3431, the proteins below share one genomic window:
- a CDS encoding M3 family oligoendopeptidase encodes MAVAIYDLTWDIDVFFKDGSASREFINHLEKVKGQLEHFQSSIENWEIPVSANDQSLSDLLHLFQSTSQNIRQAGAFVSCLQAQDTTDTRANELRGMVTTLSSRFSTLLTSFDEKLLNIEKDIWNGLLKQDSLKELSFVLNERRKNAGEKLSKEQEALINALSIDGYHGWGEMYDTIVSQVKIPFEENGEKLNLSVGQAANKFSSSDPKIRKQIFQEWEKAWDKQSDLLAGTLNHLSGFRLSVYKQRGWDHVLTEALTYNRMKQETLDVMWEVISDNKQPFADFLKKKAELLGVKKLSWADLDAPVGKTETTYNYQEGAAFILKHFGDFGDELTDFTIKAFEDRWIEAEDRAGKRPGGFCTSFPLSDQSRIFMTYSGTPSNVSTLAHELGHAFHSYALKDAHPLNRSYAMNVAETASTFAEMIVSDAAVNNAANEDVKLALLEDKIQRSVALLMNIHARYLFETRFYEERKKGMVNKKRLNELMENAQKEAYADSLEDYHPLFWGSKLHFFITGVPFYNFPYTFGYLFSLGIYAQAVKEGKGYEKKYMAMLEDTGSMTVEDLAQKHLGVDLTKREFWEAGVKLCIKDVEDFMEMVNK; translated from the coding sequence TTGGCGGTAGCTATATATGATTTAACATGGGATATCGATGTTTTTTTTAAAGATGGAAGTGCGTCTCGCGAGTTTATCAATCATTTGGAAAAAGTAAAAGGTCAATTGGAGCATTTCCAGTCATCCATCGAGAATTGGGAAATCCCAGTATCTGCTAATGATCAAAGTCTATCTGATCTACTTCATTTATTTCAATCTACATCACAAAATATAAGACAAGCAGGTGCTTTTGTTAGCTGTTTACAAGCACAAGATACGACTGACACAAGGGCAAATGAATTGCGGGGCATGGTGACTACTCTAAGTTCTAGATTCAGCACGCTTTTAACAAGTTTTGATGAAAAGCTTTTAAACATCGAAAAAGACATATGGAACGGATTACTTAAGCAAGATTCATTAAAAGAACTTAGCTTCGTACTGAATGAGCGACGCAAAAATGCGGGTGAAAAACTTTCAAAAGAACAGGAAGCATTGATCAATGCTCTAAGTATCGATGGCTATCACGGATGGGGAGAAATGTATGATACGATCGTCTCTCAGGTTAAAATCCCATTTGAAGAAAATGGAGAAAAACTGAACTTATCTGTAGGACAGGCAGCTAATAAATTTTCCAGTTCCGATCCTAAAATAAGAAAACAAATTTTCCAGGAATGGGAAAAGGCTTGGGACAAGCAATCTGATTTACTTGCGGGCACATTAAACCATCTATCAGGCTTCCGTTTATCTGTTTATAAACAGCGAGGCTGGGACCATGTATTAACGGAAGCACTGACATATAACAGAATGAAGCAAGAAACACTCGATGTCATGTGGGAAGTAATATCAGACAACAAACAACCATTTGCTGATTTTCTAAAAAAGAAAGCGGAATTGCTCGGAGTAAAAAAATTAAGTTGGGCTGATTTAGATGCACCCGTGGGAAAAACAGAAACAACATATAACTACCAAGAAGGCGCAGCATTCATTCTAAAGCATTTTGGCGATTTTGGAGACGAACTCACAGACTTTACAATAAAAGCCTTTGAAGACCGCTGGATTGAAGCAGAGGATCGCGCTGGGAAACGGCCAGGTGGATTTTGCACCTCTTTCCCTCTTAGTGATCAATCTAGAATTTTCATGACGTATTCAGGTACACCGTCCAATGTTTCGACTCTTGCTCATGAACTTGGTCACGCATTTCACTCCTATGCACTAAAGGACGCACACCCATTGAATAGAAGCTATGCAATGAATGTAGCTGAAACAGCTTCTACTTTTGCAGAAATGATCGTCTCTGATGCCGCCGTAAACAATGCAGCAAATGAAGATGTGAAACTGGCATTGCTAGAAGATAAAATTCAACGCTCTGTTGCTTTATTGATGAATATTCACGCACGCTATTTGTTTGAAACACGCTTTTACGAAGAACGCAAAAAAGGCATGGTTAATAAAAAAAGGTTGAATGAACTGATGGAGAATGCTCAAAAAGAAGCATATGCCGACTCACTTGAGGATTACCATCCGTTATTTTGGGGTTCTAAACTGCATTTCTTTATTACCGGTGTTCCTTTCTATAATTTCCCGTATACGTTTGGCTATTTGTTCTCTCTTGGAATTTATGCCCAAGCTGTAAAAGAAGGCAAAGGCTATGAGAAAAAATACATGGCGATGCTTGAGGATACAGGCTCGATGACAGTGGAGGATCTAGCGCAAAAACATCTTGGTGTTGATTTAACAAAGCGCGAATTCTGGGAAGCTGGCGTAAAGCTTTGTATTAAAGATGTAGAGGATTTTATGGAGATGGTGAATAAATAA
- the sigK gene encoding RNA polymerase sporulation sigma factor SigK: MSSILTAIGYLFKELVFLVSYVKNNAFPQPLSTEDEKKYLQLMAEGDENARNLLIEHNLRLVAHIVKKFENTGEDAEDLISIGTIGLIKGIESYSFGKGTKLATYAARCIENEILMHLRALKKTKKDISLHDPIGQDKEGNEISLIDVLKSEAEDVFDTIQLNMELERVKEYVSVLDEREREVIVGRFGLSLEKERTQREIAKELGISRSYVSRIEKRALMKMFHEFYRAEKEKLKKAKEDE, translated from the coding sequence TTGTCCAGTATTCTTACGGCAATAGGTTATTTATTTAAAGAACTCGTATTTCTCGTTTCATATGTTAAAAATAATGCATTTCCTCAGCCGCTTTCAACTGAAGATGAAAAGAAATACTTACAACTAATGGCAGAAGGTGATGAAAATGCTCGGAATCTCCTAATAGAGCATAATTTACGGCTTGTCGCCCATATTGTGAAGAAATTTGAAAACACTGGGGAGGATGCTGAGGATTTGATCTCGATCGGAACGATTGGTTTGATTAAAGGAATTGAAAGTTATTCTTTTGGAAAAGGCACGAAACTTGCTACCTATGCTGCTCGCTGTATAGAAAATGAAATTTTAATGCATCTACGAGCGTTAAAAAAGACCAAAAAGGATATTTCTTTACACGACCCGATTGGCCAAGATAAGGAAGGGAATGAAATATCGCTAATTGACGTATTAAAGTCTGAAGCGGAGGATGTTTTTGACACAATCCAACTAAATATGGAGTTAGAAAGAGTCAAAGAATACGTTAGTGTGTTAGATGAACGAGAGCGGGAAGTCATTGTTGGCAGATTTGGCTTAAGTTTAGAAAAAGAGCGAACGCAAAGGGAAATAGCAAAAGAACTCGGCATATCAAGAAGCTATGTATCGCGTATAGAAAAAAGGGCGTTGATGAAAATGTTCCACGAATTTTATCGAGCAGAAAAAGAAAAACTTAAGAAAGCGAAAGAAGATGAGTAA
- the pssA gene encoding CDP-diacylglycerol--serine O-phosphatidyltransferase: protein MFLSDVVDSTIRKIKAQTANFLTLVNLGLGSFAIISCINGQLHLSVVFIFIAALADRFDGMAARKLQIESDLGKQLDSMSDIVSFGVAPALLLYQGILFLFGFPGVFFTIFYIACGAFRLARFNVSESNGYFTGLPITSAGCLLTLSYLFVPYFPSYSFIFIILTLSLMMISTFTLKKI, encoded by the coding sequence TTGTTTTTATCAGATGTCGTAGACAGTACAATTAGAAAAATAAAAGCACAAACCGCCAATTTTCTTACTTTAGTAAACTTAGGATTAGGTAGCTTCGCGATTATTTCATGTATCAATGGCCAACTTCATTTAAGTGTAGTTTTTATCTTTATTGCTGCACTGGCTGATCGTTTCGATGGAATGGCTGCCAGAAAACTTCAAATTGAATCTGATCTTGGTAAACAGCTGGATTCTATGAGTGATATTGTATCTTTTGGCGTAGCACCCGCCTTATTATTATACCAAGGTATCTTATTCTTGTTCGGTTTTCCCGGAGTGTTTTTCACTATATTTTATATAGCCTGTGGAGCTTTCCGCCTTGCAAGATTTAACGTCTCCGAAAGCAATGGTTATTTTACAGGACTTCCAATTACTTCAGCGGGTTGCTTATTAACACTTAGTTATTTATTTGTCCCATATTTTCCATCGTACTCATTCATTTTTATTATTTTAACCTTATCATTAATGATGATCAGCACTTTTACATTAAAAAAGATTTAA
- a CDS encoding phosphatidylserine decarboxylase has product MKGKLYRGLIQSLNGPVVSNVLLKYAQSKWSKPIIKFYARAYRINVAEMRDNMETYPNLHAFFTRRLKTDSRPINFEPNTIVSPVDGILEDCGTISPACEIIVKHKAYSISEMLGGEDKANKYIGGTYLILYLSPSHYHRIHSPIDGKVVSTYSLGGKSYPVNRLGLKYGNSTLAKNFRIVTELKHHTNSMAMVKVGAMFINSVKVVNQHHEWKKGDEVAYFSFGSTVVLLFEKGMFQLKQSLSTPAEIRMGEHLGKCVEIRKERGLYEVQ; this is encoded by the coding sequence TTGAAGGGTAAGCTGTATCGCGGGCTTATTCAATCTTTGAATGGACCGGTCGTTTCAAACGTATTACTAAAATATGCGCAATCTAAATGGAGTAAGCCAATAATTAAATTTTATGCAAGAGCCTACCGAATTAATGTAGCGGAAATGCGCGATAATATGGAAACCTATCCTAATTTGCATGCTTTTTTTACGCGAAGATTGAAGACTGATTCTAGACCCATTAATTTTGAACCAAATACCATTGTCAGTCCAGTGGATGGTATCTTAGAGGATTGTGGAACCATCTCTCCTGCGTGTGAAATAATTGTGAAGCATAAGGCTTATTCCATTAGCGAAATGCTAGGTGGGGAAGATAAGGCAAACAAATATATTGGTGGTACATATTTGATTCTTTATTTAAGCCCTTCACATTACCATAGAATTCACTCTCCAATTGATGGTAAGGTCGTTTCTACATATTCTTTAGGTGGAAAATCTTACCCCGTTAATCGATTAGGATTAAAATACGGTAATAGTACATTAGCTAAAAACTTTCGAATTGTTACAGAACTTAAGCATCATACCAATTCTATGGCGATGGTAAAGGTTGGAGCAATGTTCATTAATTCTGTCAAAGTAGTGAATCAGCATCATGAATGGAAAAAGGGCGATGAGGTAGCTTATTTTTCATTTGGTTCTACTGTTGTCCTGCTGTTTGAAAAAGGAATGTTTCAACTAAAACAATCATTATCTACACCGGCGGAAATAAGAATGGGGGAGCATTTGGGGAAGTGTGTTGAGATTAGAAAAGAGAGAGGGTTGTATGAGGTGCAGTGA
- a CDS encoding sporulation histidine kinase inhibitor Sda, translating to MNRLSDELLIESYEKAKELNLSSEFIDLIESELQRRSLVNQIKITYVVG from the coding sequence ATGAACAGATTATCTGATGAGTTACTAATAGAATCCTACGAAAAAGCGAAAGAATTAAACCTAAGTTCCGAATTTATTGATTTAATTGAATCTGAGCTTCAACGGAGATCATTGGTGAATCAAATAAAAATAACCTATGTTGTTGGATAA